A DNA window from Hevea brasiliensis isolate MT/VB/25A 57/8 unplaced genomic scaffold, ASM3005281v1 Scaf95, whole genome shotgun sequence contains the following coding sequences:
- the LOC110668693 gene encoding notchless protein homolog: MKRYFPSKWISCAADDSLFKSWYLSAHGHKEPVLSVAFSPDGRHLASGSGDISVRLWDLNTQTPLFTCRGHKNWVLCIAWSPDGKHLVSGSKAGELQCWDPQKGKPSGSPLVGHKQWITAISWEPVHLNAPCRRFVSASEDQDARIWDVSLRKCVICLTGHKGGITCVKWGGDGVIYTGSKDCTIKVWETSQGKLIRELKGHGNWVNSITLSTDYVLRTGAFDHTGKVYSSPEEMKKVALERYNKMKGNGPERLVSGSDDFTLFLWEPAVSKHHKTHMTGHQKLVNHVYFSPDGQWVASASFDGSVKLWNGVTGKFVAAFRGHVGCVYQISWSADSRLLLSGSEDSTLKVWDIRTRKLKQDLPGHAGEVYAIDWSPDGEKVASGGKDGVLKLWMG, from the exons ATGAAAAGATACTTTCCAAGCAAATGGATTAGTTGTGCAGCAGATGATTCTCTGTTCAAGTCATGGTACCTTTCTGCACATG GTCACAAAGAACCTGTACTTTCGGTTGCTTTTAGTCCTGATGGGCGGCATTTGGCAAGTGGCTCTGGAGATATCAGTGTTCGTCTGTGGGATCTTAATACTCAAACACCACTGTTTACATGTAGAG GACACAAGAATTGGGTTCTTTGCATTGCATGGTCACCGGATGGTAAACATCTCGTGAGTGGGAGCAAGGCTGGAGAGCTCCAATGTTGGGATCCTCAGAAAGGAAAGCCATCAGGCAGTCCACTTGTG GGCCACAAACAATGGATTACTGCTATCTCTTGGGAACCGGTCCACTTGAATGCCCCATGTCGTCGGTTTGTTAGTGCTAGCGAAGATCAGGATGCACGCATATGGGATGTTTCATTAAGGAAATGTGTTATCTGTCTCACTGGTCATAAAGGTGGAATAACTTGTGTGAAATGGGGTGGAGATGGAGTAATTTATACTGG CTCCAAAGATTGTACCATCAAAGTCTGGGAGACTTCACAGGGGAAGTTAATTCGGGAATTGAAG GGTCATGGGAATTGGGTAAACTCCATAACTTTGAGCACTGATTATGTTCTTCGTACTGGAGCTTTTGACCATACTGGCAAAGTATATTCTTCGCCAGAGGAAATGAAAAAG GTTGCTCTGGAAAGATACAACAAAATGAAAGGCAATGGCCCTGAGAGATTAGTTTCAGGTTCTGATGATTTTACTTTGTTTCTCTGGGAACCTGCCGTTAGCAAACACCACAAAACTCACATGACAGGTCATCAAAAG cttgtaaatcatgtttaCTTCTCACCTGATGGGCAATGGGTGGCTAGTGCTTCATTTGATGGGTCAGTCAAGTTATGGAATGGTGTTACTGGAAAATTCGTTGCTGCTTTTCGAGGACATGTTGGGTGTGTTTATCAAATCAG CTGGTCAGCTGACAGTAGGCTTCTTTTAAGTGGAAGCGAAGACTCCACGCTGAAG GTTTGGGATATAAGGACACGGAAGTTAAAACAAGACCTTCCTGGCCATGCTGGTGAG GTATACGCCATTGATTGGAGTCCGGATGGCGAGAAGGTAGCTTCTGGAGGTAAGGATGGGGTACTGAAGTTATGGATGGGCTAG